One genomic window of Etheostoma spectabile isolate EspeVRDwgs_2016 chromosome 7, UIUC_Espe_1.0, whole genome shotgun sequence includes the following:
- the plpbp gene encoding pyridoxal phosphate homeostasis protein isoform X1: MWKVAMSEEVRKALRSVVERVNQAAARRPKTLPALPPRLVAVSKTKPPEMVVEAYRQGQRNFGENYVNELVDKASDPLILDSCADIKWHFIGHLQKNNVNKLLGVPNLFLVETVDSAKLADRVNSSWQRIRGASTQRLKIMVQLNTSGEQSKHGLPPEETVDTVKHIVSQCSALHFLGLMTIGRYGYDLTLGPNPDFQMLLSRRQEVCDALKMPLEDVELSMGMSTDFEHAIEVGSTNVRVGSVIFGNRDYPNSAANTPNPSPQPSPAPSPEKTAKSVSEEAAKKMQHLTVSGH, from the exons ACGCTGCCAGCCCTGCCGCCCCGCCTCGTAGCTGTCAGCAAGACAAAACCCCCAGAGATGGTTGTGGAGGCCTACAGACAAGGGCAGCGTAACTTTGGAGAAAATTAT GTTAACGAACTTGTGGACAAAGCTTCAGACCCTCTG ATTTTAGACTCGTGTGCAGACATCAAGTGGCACTTTATCGGCCATCTACAGAAGAATAATGTCAACAAACTTTTGG GCGTGCCAAACCTGTTCCTTGTGGAGACGGTCGACTCGGCGAAACTGGCTGACCGGGTCAACAGCTCATGGCAGCGCATCAGAGGAGCCAGCACACAGAGGTTAAAGATCATGGTGCAGCTCAACACCAGCGGAGAACAGA GTAAACATGGGCTGCCGCCAGAGGAGACGGTGGACACAGTGAAACACATCGTGTCCCAGTGCTCTGCCCTGCACTTCTTAGGACTCATGACCATTGGACGCTACGGCTACGACCTCACCCTGGGGCCCAATCCGGACTTTCAG ATGCTGCTGAGTCGGAGGCAGGAGGTGTGTGACGCTCTGAAAATGCCTCTGGAGGACGTCGAACTCAGCATGGGCATGTCCACAGACTTTGAACACGCG ATCGAGGTGGGCTCCACCAACGTGCGAGTGGGTAGCGTCATATTCGGCAACAGAGATTATCCCAACAGTGCAGCAAACACTCCCAACCCCAGCCCCCAGCCCAGCCCAGCCCCCAGCCCGGAGAAAACGGCCAAGTCGGTGTCCGAAGAGGCCGCCAAGAAGATGCAGCACCTCACTGTGTCTGGACACTAA
- the plpbp gene encoding pyridoxal phosphate homeostasis protein isoform X2 codes for MVVEAYRQGQRNFGENYVNELVDKASDPLILDSCADIKWHFIGHLQKNNVNKLLGVPNLFLVETVDSAKLADRVNSSWQRIRGASTQRLKIMVQLNTSGEQSKHGLPPEETVDTVKHIVSQCSALHFLGLMTIGRYGYDLTLGPNPDFQMLLSRRQEVCDALKMPLEDVELSMGMSTDFEHAIEVGSTNVRVGSVIFGNRDYPNSAANTPNPSPQPSPAPSPEKTAKSVSEEAAKKMQHLTVSGH; via the exons ATGGTTGTGGAGGCCTACAGACAAGGGCAGCGTAACTTTGGAGAAAATTAT GTTAACGAACTTGTGGACAAAGCTTCAGACCCTCTG ATTTTAGACTCGTGTGCAGACATCAAGTGGCACTTTATCGGCCATCTACAGAAGAATAATGTCAACAAACTTTTGG GCGTGCCAAACCTGTTCCTTGTGGAGACGGTCGACTCGGCGAAACTGGCTGACCGGGTCAACAGCTCATGGCAGCGCATCAGAGGAGCCAGCACACAGAGGTTAAAGATCATGGTGCAGCTCAACACCAGCGGAGAACAGA GTAAACATGGGCTGCCGCCAGAGGAGACGGTGGACACAGTGAAACACATCGTGTCCCAGTGCTCTGCCCTGCACTTCTTAGGACTCATGACCATTGGACGCTACGGCTACGACCTCACCCTGGGGCCCAATCCGGACTTTCAG ATGCTGCTGAGTCGGAGGCAGGAGGTGTGTGACGCTCTGAAAATGCCTCTGGAGGACGTCGAACTCAGCATGGGCATGTCCACAGACTTTGAACACGCG ATCGAGGTGGGCTCCACCAACGTGCGAGTGGGTAGCGTCATATTCGGCAACAGAGATTATCCCAACAGTGCAGCAAACACTCCCAACCCCAGCCCCCAGCCCAGCCCAGCCCCCAGCCCGGAGAAAACGGCCAAGTCGGTGTCCGAAGAGGCCGCCAAGAAGATGCAGCACCTCACTGTGTCTGGACACTAA